The window TAAATCACAGGTAACATAACAGTATAACAAAAAGattataatttaacttttaactaGATATCGGTTGGAGTCTTTTCTAAAAGAAAAGAACTTTCCTAAAATAGGCGTATGCCACTTTTATACAACAACAATATAATGTAATGAACCAACAAAAGCGGGACTCTTTGACGACAGTCGCCCAAGCACTCTTTCTTTATAGGTCTTCTGATTTGATATAGCCATGAGGTATTCATTAAATGGCAAAGCTTTTACATGAGGGCTTGCTTTCGAATCCCGCTAGATACAATCTTGAAATAGTGAAGGGATTCTCTGGTTAGGCCACAATGAAAAACCTCATCTCCTATTGACATAATTCTCATGTGGTACAAATAAAATTCCAAAATTACGTCAATGTTAAAACAAATTTAACAGTTAAAACAACGCTTGTCAAATAAACGATTATCGCCAGTTTCATTTGAAAGAGTTTAGAGTCTgtcatttatatataacaaagattAGTATAATTTAACTAGATATCGGTTGGAGTCTTTTCTAAAAGAAAAGAGCTCTCCAAAAATAAGCGTATGCCATTTTTATACAACGAACACACGGTATTCTTTAGTAAAAGGCGAAAGAATAGTTCGCTTTGTGCTCATTGCATGGCTGCGTGGTTTTTACATTTTGCATCTGAGGTTCTTATATAGAGCCAACCTCACTCTTTGCTTTCATTAGCCAACCGATGTGGGATATAGTCAATGTTCCCCCTGCCACTTCCCCTTTGTTCATTTCGTCATTTTCACTTAAAATAATTCTTTACAAATTAGCGATCTAACATGAtttatatgttttctttataACTAATAAACTCGAAAGCTGTTTATCAAACCTGATCATTCGTCATATGTTTGTTAGATTATACGTTAAAGTAAAATGTTACAATAGTTCTGGGCTTTGGACTTTAGGTGGTACACTAGTATGAGTATCGATCGTAAtataaatcaaattcaaaactgATTAATACGGCTTAGCTTGTTTTCAAACTTAATTTGCTATTTGAGTTTGGCCTTACTAATTAATGGTTGTATGGCTTAGCTTTGTTTCCACAACAAGCTAGTAGGCAGTAGCCTAGTATATACAGAGAAAAAGATAAGTTTTGGGAAACAATTATTATGTGTGTTTAGATCCCATATGTAAAACTCGTACATAATTTTCCACAAAACTAAACTTTATAATCCTaaacgagcataatacccgcgcgttgcggcggaattttgttttaaaaatgagaTAGATTCGGGGGTAGTTTAATCCAACTGTAGAGGTAGGTATAGAAAAATGTATTAAGGTAAGGGGCATTTTagacttatcaggttcttaatgacttaaagctagtttgctttataagggagtatagataaatCTTCAATTTAAATCTCTCAGCTAAAAAACctttaagggggtgtttggtggaatggaatggaaagggaagaaaaggaatgggaaagacttcccttgtttgtttgcgacAAAGAAAGGAAATGAGAAAGGGGAAAGggaaatcaatttcattctctccgttctctacaaattgtagagaatggatgagaatggaaaaaagattttttttttttaagatgttatatgtaataaatgtattattatttaaaattttattttttatatatatattcattctctgtgggtaccaaataacggaatccattctcttttcaaatatttattCTCTTTCttactattttcattctctattacattttcattctctatgattccctcataccaaacacccctttatTACTCATAgcttttaaaaggaaaaacttATTTAGGCCTACAGAtggaaccatatatatatacgtgttAATCAATAACCTTTTGAAGTCTTTACAAAAGATTCACACAATTCTAATGCTACCATTGAAAAAAATATCtacacaaaaatatatctaatttaATTAATCGCATACTAACAATAGATCTATAAGACCACTAGCCCATTAGCAAGTAGCACAAAGTGATAAGACCAAGTTGCATTCACATATTCTCCGGTTGATCACCAGGCTTGGCCCACTTAAGTAGGCGTGGCCCCCCACATATCCTGTTCCTGACccaaacaaacaaaagaaaaagaaaagaaaaaactaactTAATACAAACCGTTGGCAAATGTTAAATGAAAACGTTGTCACTGTCTAATCAAAACACTCGTGTGCCTCTTCACGTAATTGGTTACTGCAGTAAATAATGTTAAACCaaccaataataaaaatacacacaaacatggtattaaaatatttacaacTCATTTGCATTTACCCGTTTCATGCGGTACGTGTCTTTTCTTAATTTCCAACCAACACAACCATTCACCAAAAACTGTTTTAAGCCCCCCGGCCCTTTTATAACCACCACCTACGTACACAACTAACATAGTTAGAGATAACCATACAATACACACACTCCACACACAAAGTCACAAAGAAATTACATCATGAGTACTCCATGCACCATTAGCAATATTGTTGATCATCAAAAAAATGGTGCATTATTGGAGGCCGATGATGCAAATGATGAGTTTCTTCTTTGTGATGAAGTGTGGGATATGAGTCCAACTATGGCTTCTTCTgctaattataataatgatgGTTCCTTATTATTTGTAAACGATCATCATTATGCACCAAAATTTGGTAATCACTCGATTACGAAACAAGATTGTGAACACTCGTTCGTGACTTGGTTATCCAAAGAAAGCAAGTTTATGACTGGTCCGGGATACATAGACTTTCTCGAATCCAACGCTTTCGTTTCAACGTGTAGATTTAAAGCCATCCAATGGTTCATTCATGTAAGTTGATTTTCGAGTgtgatcaaattaaaatatgtaaattGTATTTCACTTTAATTGATTGATGTTATTATGGTTTTAACTTTTTGGGGAAATTTTGGTTTATGTAGTCGCAAAGGAGGTTTAATTTCTGTATGGGAACCGTGTTTAAGGCAGTAAATTATGTTGATCGGTTTATCGAGACTAATCAATGCAATGTAAGTGTTGTTGGTTTTTATTGTTGTATGGGATGTTTTGGTATATATTTAAGCATTATGAATGCGAAAATAactaactttttttgttttatgttgttAAAGGGTTGGAGTTATTGGATGATGGAGTTGCTTTCTTTGGCGTCTTTATCAATTGCTATCAAATTTGGTGAAACTTGTCCCCCCTCATTGCATGAAATTCAGGTTGTATAACAATTATTTATTGTACGtagattgttatatatatgctTTCTTGATATAAATTTCTTTGTAATTAGAATGACAATAAAAGAAACACAAACaccttaattatttaaaaaaaatttttgaaccCATGCATAATCATCTATCGGTTCTAAAGAGTACTAATTATTGGAGTAATTGGAATGTTATCGTAATGGCAGGATGGATTAGAGTCTTGTTTTGAAGCAAGTTTGATCCAAAAAATGGAATTGAAGATATTGAGGTCTTTAGGATGGGAACTTAATTCCATCACCCCTCATTCGTATGTCGAATTGATCACTTGGGAATTGAGTTCCGTTATGAGGCCATTCGTTGTCGATAATTTAAGCTCAAGGCTTAATGATGTGCTTCTTGCATCTTCACTCGGTACGTTTTAATCCTGCCTCAATCCGCTATAGCTAGGTCCATACATAGATTcgattctatatatatatatatatatatatgatcatatcACGCATGTACGTGATTATTAATTAGAGTCTGACTAAATTAATCTTTGAGTCTAacttatcaaatataaatatgcaAGACattggctatatatataaatatattgatcatcatcaaaatatatCCATAGCTTTAAGCAACTAATCATGATCATTTTGGAAAAAAAGCTAGCTAGCATATATCCAAAAACTACTTAATTTTGCTCAAGTATATTACTTTCATttacgtgtttttttttttgggttgaaTAACCGTACGTAGATGTTAAATCACTTGTATACCGACCATCTGTTGTTGCCATGAGCGGACTTAAATGCGTTCTTGAAGATGAAGAATGTCTCTCTTACATCACTACCTTCATTCCACAAGATCAACAATTAGTAAGTACTACGTACTTAAGTCTAATCTCGGGCTGatgtatgtattattattttatattgacGGGTCATTTAATTTGAGTGGATGCAGGAGAATCTACAATCATGCTATGAGTtgatgcaagaaatcttggttagGTGTCGTAAACAACCGGACGCAAACGGGAACCCTTCGAGTCCCGATACAGTATTAATCAAGGAACAAGTTGCTATATACGAGGAACAGGTTGATCTATCTTTCATAGATGGACCTAATACATTAATGTTGTTGACGAATGGTCTCAAGAGGAAGAGGGGAGAAGATGGTCATGATCACTGTGTTACAAAATTCAACAAATGTGTAAATTAATACTCCAGTAAAAAATCGGTATAGATATTTTTTCATATcgattatatatagatatagatactaatatataataaaaacaagatATGGCCGCGCCGGGGGTGATAGGCGATGCTAGAAAGTACGGGGTAGAGCCCAtgtatgttacatatatatgtatgatgaAATCGATCATGCAAACAGGGAATTGAATGTAATGGCATGAATATACATACTCATGatccacatatatataatgaagtAGTGTGGACCGGATCGGACCTTTGTCATCATATATGTGTattaattgtatgtatatatgtactactAGATCGAACAACGATTGGACCAATTTCCCATGATGATTCTGCATTTCTGCTATACACACATGTCACAGAGGTAGAATGTATGTTTCTGATTGACTCAACCACACCCACCCTAGCCTAGGGAAAGATATATGCTAGCTGCTACAAATTAAAagctaattaaatatatatagcgAAAACAGATTTATGATCAACAATTTTGTACGTAACTGTGACATTTGGCAAATGATATATCTTCATTTCGGTCTAACAATAATCACAAGACAGCATAGGTACTGTAACAAGCACAAAACAATCCATTGGTTCATGTTTGTACGAAATTATAATTAGacataaaaaaccaaaaaatactTCAACCGTCATGTATAAGGTTTTATCTAAATTTTcatgcacttttttttttatggctaTAGGGATTATAAATAGCAAACTTCCATAAATCTAACGACATCTGGCTTTCATAGCTCAATTTTTAAGCTCAAGGACGTACGTCTTTAACATTGGAGTTAGTCTAGTCTAAAAAGAGTTTTTCTCATGAGGATGAGATTTTATTGCCTAATAATACTTCAGTGATTTAAATTTACCATTtaggaaaagaaaaacattattACAATCCGTAAGTAAattatgaaaatctttgcaaCAGTTTTGTACTGTATTTGTTGGTGTAAACAAGTAAATACAacgttttattttaattttaaccatAAAACTATCTTGCTTTGAaaattactcgtaataaataaacaaaatgaaaTCAGTTTATTTGTATGAACCGGGCGTCTGGGTGTCCGAGGTTTTAACCTGGTTGTAACCGACCTTCAATCAAGTCTAAAACCCTCGGCCTCCTCTCCCTgattttacacacacacaccaaaataaaaagtatgtATAAGCTCGGTGCCAAACTGACCACCACAGCCAGCAGGTGCTTTTCCCGCTCACCGCCGCCTGTCCGGCAGCTatactccaccaccaccacaccaccCCCAAACCCAGTTGCACTCCAAATGATCGATTATGCTTTTTCCCTTGCTAGGTCCCACAAATCAGGTACCCTctcttatatatctttttctttttttttagtgtaaatgtgtatgtatgtatacatgaTGATTTATGGGTGTTGTGCAGATGAATCATATGGACAAGGTTTATTAGTTTTAGAACAATGCGAATCCAATCAGCATGATTCCATTTCTAAAGGACATGTTCTTCTTGCTATCTCCACTCTCTTATCTgaaaggttttttctttttattattttcatcttTATGTATTGATTCTAGAGAaggttaattttatttttattgtcgAAAATCAAATGTAATAAAAATGGCTCTCATATTTTATCTTAACTGTTCGAAGTTACAAGCTTTTATTCTATTACCAATGTATGCAAGTTTCCGGGTGAAATGGTGACATGCCGTCATTATGTCATATCGAAAAACTCACCTACATACATTGGTAACCGCATATAAGTTTGCTCCATCGAATGCTAAAAATAACTTATATGAGAACCGTTGATTACATACGATGACAATTTTGTGACAGCCTGTTCGATTTATGTGCAATAAACCTTTTAGAAAATAAGTTATGCATTTATCATGTTGCTGAAAATTAATTGACAGAGGAAATATTGTTGAAGCAATTGAGAAGTTGAACACGTTTAAGGATTTAGAGGTTGCTTCTTATCCTCTTAAAGGTAATGCCAAGTAATATTGATAGCACTTGAcgtattttagttttaatgatTGTTGTATACTTTTTACTCAATATGCTGTTGTTACTATGATTTTGGATTAGTGGCTGCCACGGAAGCACTTGCTGGACTTCATTTAGAATTAGGAGAGGTAACGATTTCCCTTTTTCTTATCTGGTCTTTCTTAGATATTATATAGATAAACTCATTATGTTCTTTTCGGTATATAATTAGGATGATACTTCTTCAGTGATAGCAGATGGTTGCTTAAATGATTTAGATGCTATTAAAGCAGAACTAGGGGATGGATTTGGATCATTTTATACTCGTGCCAGAGCATTAAAAGGCCTGATAGAGCTCGCTAGTGGCAATGCAGACTCATGTATGCATTCATTATATTCAAATGTTGCTGTTAAATTTTGTTGCTTATATggttatttgattttatataattatatatgctGTTTATGCAGCTCGGTCTTGTTTTAAAGATGTTGAAGGTAACTTGGGCATTGGTAAGCTCTTGCAACTCATGTCATGGGTTGATCTACCAAGAGGTGGCAAAATAAGTTGGTTATGGGGGTTGGTTAACGGGTCAAATTAGTTATGGGTCACAATGGTTAACATTTTATATGTTGATCAAACCTCTGGGCTGACAGCCaacatcttttattttcatttgtatCCTGCAAGTACTTAATGCAAGTATGTTACAAGTtggatcatatatttttttggcTACCGATATAATACAGACCAAAATGAGTTTTCATATGTATGGGTTGAGTAGGCCTCCTAAAAGTTAATTTTGTTTTGGAAATATTGGATCTGCCAATAACTCATATCATATGGGAGAACTTTTTTGTTGAAACATATTAATATCTTTTTTACAGGAAATGATGCTTTGTCATATGCTGAATTCCTGCACACAACACGGGATTTCTCAACTGCAAAGCAGTTATATCAGAAAGTAATCAAAGAGATACCAGAGTCTAAAGATTATAACGACCCATATAACCTGGCTGCTGGTAACATGGCACGGGAGGACATTCTTATGGCAGCCACTTGTGCTTTAGGACAACTTGAGTCACACATGGGGTATACTAGCTAATTCTATTATGgacttattttttctttttcttacttGAAACCCGTTTGGTTACGCGATGTAAGCTGTGTTATGTGCTTCAGGAACTTTGGTGGCGCGGAGGAGATATTGACAAGGGCACTAACTATGACTGAAGAACGTTTTGGTTAGTATGCGTTAGGCACAACAACATGGTTGGGTTGATGGGTTGTG is drawn from Erigeron canadensis isolate Cc75 chromosome 9, C_canadensis_v1, whole genome shotgun sequence and contains these coding sequences:
- the LOC122580810 gene encoding putative cyclin-D7-1, producing the protein MTGPGYIDFLESNAFVSTCRFKAIQWFIHSQRRFNFCMGTVFKAVNYVDRFIETNQCNGWSYWMMELLSLASLSIAIKFGETCPPSLHEIQDGLESCFEASLIQKMELKILRSLGWELNSITPHSYVELITWELSSVMRPFVVDNLSSRLNDVLLASSLDVKSLVYRPSVVAMSGLKCVLEDEECLSYITTFIPQDQQLENLQSCYELMQEILVRCRKQPDANGNPSSPDTVLIKEQVAIYEEQVDLSFIDGPNTLMLLTNGLKRKRGEDGHDHCVTKFNKCVN
- the LOC122582300 gene encoding uncharacterized protein LOC122582300 — encoded protein: MYKLGAKLTTTASRCFSRSPPPVRQLYSTTTTPPPNPVALQMIDYAFSLARSHKSDESYGQGLLVLEQCESNQHDSISKGHVLLAISTLLSERGNIVEAIEKLNTFKDLEVASYPLKVAATEALAGLHLELGEDDTSSVIADGCLNDLDAIKAELGDGFGSFYTRARALKGLIELASGNADSSRSCFKDVEGNLGIGNDALSYAEFLHTTRDFSTAKQLYQKVIKEIPESKDYNDPYNLAAGNMAREDILMAATCALGQLESHMGNFGGAEEILTRALTMTEERFGPHHPKIGIILTCIALMFRHKATMERSSSLMVQEGLYRRALELLKAPQLETEVKNARLCQKDIIALARGGYAETLCVQQNRKAAGEQMKSWAEAAWNNKRLSLAEALDISSNIPIIDTRISRAL